The proteins below come from a single Cannabis sativa cultivar Pink pepper isolate KNU-18-1 chromosome 3, ASM2916894v1, whole genome shotgun sequence genomic window:
- the LOC133036328 gene encoding uncharacterized protein LOC133036328, which translates to MALQWMILTYVVAAEALLAILLTLPSPKLLKNRFVSLISLILQPCLFIVPFAGFQLLDIYWKNEHRLTCTSDICTATERDRFEKTTYKAQRNVILCAAAVILYWCLHRICKYHKDIQALEEVEKRYKDQ; encoded by the exons ATGGCGCTTCAATGGATGATACTCACCTACGTAGTGGCAGCCGAAGCACTCTTAGCTATTCTCTTAACTCTTCCTTCACCTAAGCTTCTCAAGAATCGCTTCGTCTCTTTGATCTCTCTCATACTCCAACCTTGCCTCTTCATCGTTCCCTTCGCCGGTTTTCAGCTCCTCG ATATCTACTGGAAGAACGAGCATCGCTTGACGTGTACATCTGACATTTGTACGGCTACTGAGAGAGATCGATTTGAGAAAACT ACCTACAAAGCTCAAAGGAATGTAATTCTCTGCGCTGCTGCTGTCATTCTTTATTG GTGCCTTCACCGCATTTGCAAGTACCACAAAGATATTCAAGCCTTGGAGGAAGTCGAGAAGCGATACAAGGATCAGTAA